The window agaaaagaaaagaaaaagagtgtTAATTGGTAATACATAATAACATATCACATACATAAATAAATCATGCCGAGTTCGCCTTAGAAACGACGCCGTTTAAAGTAAGTCAACAAGTCAACACTGACAGCTAATTTCCGCAATAAATAcgtaaaaatgaaaagaaaattaaaaaacgatataATATAAATAGAAGCAAGAGGCTCCCATCACAAGATCCCATTCGCAACCACATTCCGGCCTTGAGGCTTCAAAAAATCGAAGGAAAACACTCTCTGTATCTCTCCCCTCTACCCACCGATTCCGTCGCGGCCGATGAGCTCCGGCAGGATGGAGAGCCTATGGCGAGCGGCGACCGGCCAAGATCCGAGTCCGGAGGATTACAAAGGCGTCGAATTCTGGACCAGCCCCGAGCGGGCCGGCTGGCTCAACAAGCAAGGCGAATACCTAAGAACCTGGCGTCGCCGTTGGTTCGTTCTGAAACGAGGTAAACTCTTCTGGTTTAAGGACTCCATCGTTACTCGCGCTTCAATTCCACGCGGTGTTATCCCTGTTAATACCTGCCTCACCGTCAAAGGAGCCGAGGATATCCTCCATAAGCCTTGCGCCTTCGAGCTCTCTACCACCGGTCAAGACACTATGTACTTCATCGCTGAGTCGGAGCGCGAAAAGGAGGAGTGGATCAATTCGATTGGGCGCTCGATAGTTCAGAATTCGCGATCGGTTACCGAATCCGAAGTTGTTGATTACGATAACAGGCGATGATTCCGATGTTGAAGATCTTTTCTTCGTCGTCTTTTTCACTTTCTCTATGTACATAAATGAGGCG is drawn from Cucumis melo cultivar AY chromosome 11, USDA_Cmelo_AY_1.0, whole genome shotgun sequence and contains these coding sequences:
- the LOC103502029 gene encoding pleckstrin homology domain-containing protein 1; the encoded protein is MSSGRMESLWRAATGQDPSPEDYKGVEFWTSPERAGWLNKQGEYLRTWRRRWFVLKRGKLFWFKDSIVTRASIPRGVIPVNTCLTVKGAEDILHKPCAFELSTTGQDTMYFIAESEREKEEWINSIGRSIVQNSRSVTESEVVDYDNRR